A genomic window from Brevibacillus agri includes:
- the secD gene encoding protein translocase subunit SecD, which yields MIKWGRFLLFLVVVGLLATLVSTTTKQVAGNITLGLDLQGGFEILYEVEPLEAGHKVDIELLKSTAHMIEKRINIGGVAEPVISTELPNRIRVQIASQSADQDKLRELIGKPAVLTFRDESGKIILQGSDLAPNGAAVGYDDLRRPLVTLKFSDAKKVEEVTRANLYKRMAIYLDENMQTNPTIQAVITNGSAQITGDYTQETAQELADLLNSGAMPAKLTEKQVTSVGASLGALALEKTLYAGYIGAALIFVFMLLVYRMPGMIANITLAGFTYFCMVVLDWMDATLTLPGIAGFILAVGMAVDANIITYERIQEEIRSGKTILSAFRAGERRSLITIIDAHVTTLIATGVLFYFGTSSVQGFAVVLAMTIIVSVITNVFGSRFLLWLVVRSNMFKKPFWFGVKESEIGEL from the coding sequence ATGATAAAATGGGGAAGATTTCTCCTGTTCCTGGTTGTTGTCGGCCTTTTGGCGACACTTGTGTCAACTACGACCAAACAGGTGGCAGGAAACATCACTCTCGGTCTGGACCTGCAGGGCGGGTTTGAGATTTTGTACGAGGTTGAGCCTCTTGAGGCTGGACACAAGGTTGATATCGAGCTGTTGAAATCAACCGCACACATGATTGAGAAACGGATTAACATCGGTGGCGTGGCAGAGCCTGTGATCTCAACCGAGCTGCCAAACCGGATTCGCGTGCAAATCGCTTCGCAATCCGCCGATCAGGACAAGCTGCGCGAGCTGATCGGCAAACCGGCTGTACTGACGTTCCGCGACGAGTCGGGCAAGATCATCCTGCAAGGTAGCGACCTGGCGCCAAACGGGGCAGCGGTCGGCTACGATGACTTGAGACGCCCGTTGGTAACCTTGAAATTTTCCGACGCGAAAAAAGTAGAGGAAGTTACCCGCGCGAACCTGTACAAGCGCATGGCGATTTATTTGGATGAAAACATGCAAACAAATCCTACCATTCAAGCTGTGATTACAAACGGAAGCGCTCAAATCACAGGAGACTATACCCAAGAGACTGCACAGGAACTGGCTGACCTGCTCAATTCCGGTGCGATGCCTGCGAAGCTGACAGAGAAACAAGTGACATCGGTAGGGGCTTCCCTCGGTGCGCTGGCTCTGGAGAAAACGCTCTATGCCGGCTACATCGGGGCTGCCTTGATCTTCGTGTTCATGCTGCTCGTCTACCGCATGCCAGGGATGATTGCCAATATTACGCTGGCCGGGTTTACTTATTTTTGTATGGTCGTACTCGACTGGATGGATGCTACCCTGACGCTGCCTGGTATCGCCGGTTTTATTTTGGCAGTAGGGATGGCGGTCGATGCGAACATCATTACGTATGAGCGTATCCAAGAAGAAATTCGCTCGGGCAAAACGATTTTGTCGGCATTCCGTGCCGGTGAGCGCCGTTCCTTGATTACGATTATCGACGCGCACGTGACGACGTTGATTGCGACAGGCGTGTTGTTCTACTTCGGGACAAGCTCCGTGCAAGGTTTTGCTGTCGTACTGGCAATGACAATCATCGTGAGTGTGATTACCAACGTGTTTGGGTCTCGCTTCCTCCTCTGGCTGGTGGTCCGTTCCAACATGTTTAAAAAGCCGTTCTGGTTCGGGGTAAAGGAGAGTGAGATCGGTGAGCTTTGA
- a CDS encoding post-transcriptional regulator, protein MDQAQKQEWYGRVASLCQSKAEEFAMLGYENVEATDVWECVTNGYKEFPPMHRLVNDILSLKPNKYMNYLMIQMYKNS, encoded by the coding sequence ATGGACCAAGCGCAAAAACAGGAATGGTATGGGCGAGTAGCAAGTCTTTGCCAGAGCAAGGCCGAGGAATTTGCCATGCTGGGTTATGAAAATGTGGAGGCTACGGACGTGTGGGAATGCGTCACGAACGGGTACAAGGAATTCCCCCCGATGCACCGTCTCGTCAACGATATTCTGTCTCTCAAGCCGAACAAATACATGAACTATCTCATGATTCAAATGTATAAAAATTCTTAG
- the spoVB gene encoding stage V sporulation protein B, whose protein sequence is MRQSFFYGTVILIIAGGITKVFGFAHRIVLSRIIGAEGMGLYQMVVPLLYFLITVTTFGLPVAIAKQVAETEAANNPRLTRRYLLLALSVAGGISLFICTLLLLFSHWIAGALFTDPRAHIVMLAAIPVIPISSISLVLRGYFQGKQNMIPTAVSQLLEQVARMALVVVMTMSFLAAGIEYATAGAVASIIFGEAAGLLYILWQYRKGSKKAAAQLLETPFRKAVSRSKANLSQLIHVALPVTLSRIIGSIAYVLEPMLVPLALVIAGYTTAAATGLYGQFAGMAVPLLLFPTFLTYSLSVSLVPAVAEAAYQKNAPLVHRRIYQAMRITLVIGAPCTVLLTIFAEPLCVLLYGSEYREVGVLLKELAPFSVFLFFQAPLAAALQGLDYAQVVFRNTLLSAIIKTGAMFMFTAQPAFGIHGAVIATNIGITLGTLLHFASLIKKIGFVIDVWEFGKIGIAMLAMGYLGSYMADHWFLHSSTGKLLLASTCISTLLYVVLLVAMRVLGKQDVRLIPWIGEQLAVFFPRR, encoded by the coding sequence ATGAGACAGTCATTCTTTTACGGAACGGTTATCCTCATCATTGCTGGCGGCATCACCAAAGTGTTTGGCTTTGCTCACAGGATCGTGCTTTCACGCATCATCGGAGCGGAAGGAATGGGGCTGTATCAAATGGTCGTGCCCCTGTTGTACTTTCTGATTACGGTGACGACGTTCGGCCTGCCTGTTGCCATCGCCAAGCAAGTGGCAGAGACGGAAGCGGCGAACAATCCGCGGCTGACCCGGCGCTACCTGCTGTTGGCCTTGTCGGTGGCCGGCGGCATCAGCCTGTTCATCTGCACGCTGCTCCTGTTGTTTTCCCACTGGATTGCGGGTGCCCTGTTCACTGACCCTCGCGCCCATATCGTCATGCTCGCCGCCATCCCCGTTATTCCGATCTCCAGTATTTCCCTCGTGCTGCGCGGGTACTTCCAGGGCAAGCAAAACATGATTCCGACAGCCGTCTCCCAACTGCTGGAGCAAGTAGCCCGCATGGCGCTGGTCGTCGTCATGACGATGTCGTTTTTGGCGGCAGGGATCGAGTACGCCACGGCCGGTGCGGTCGCCAGCATTATTTTCGGGGAAGCCGCCGGACTCCTCTACATTCTCTGGCAATACCGAAAAGGAAGCAAAAAAGCGGCCGCCCAGCTTCTGGAAACGCCGTTTCGCAAAGCAGTTTCCAGAAGCAAGGCGAACTTGTCCCAACTGATCCACGTCGCCCTGCCCGTCACGCTGAGCCGCATCATCGGTTCCATCGCCTACGTCCTGGAGCCGATGCTCGTTCCGCTCGCACTCGTCATCGCAGGCTACACGACGGCAGCCGCAACCGGGCTGTACGGGCAATTTGCCGGGATGGCGGTCCCGCTGCTGCTTTTTCCCACTTTTTTAACCTATTCCTTGTCCGTTTCGCTCGTTCCTGCCGTCGCCGAGGCTGCCTATCAAAAAAATGCTCCTCTCGTGCATCGGCGCATCTACCAAGCGATGCGCATCACACTCGTAATCGGAGCACCTTGTACCGTCCTGCTAACTATTTTTGCCGAGCCGTTGTGCGTGCTGCTCTACGGCAGCGAATATCGTGAGGTCGGCGTGCTGTTGAAGGAGCTTGCTCCCTTTTCCGTCTTTCTGTTTTTCCAGGCGCCGCTGGCTGCTGCCTTGCAAGGTCTCGACTACGCCCAGGTCGTCTTTCGCAATACGCTGCTTAGCGCCATCATCAAGACAGGGGCTATGTTCATGTTTACCGCCCAGCCCGCTTTCGGCATCCACGGCGCGGTAATCGCCACCAACATCGGCATCACGTTGGGGACGCTGCTTCATTTTGCCAGTCTCATCAAAAAAATCGGCTTTGTCATCGACGTATGGGAGTTCGGAAAAATAGGGATCGCCATGCTGGCCATGGGTTACCTCGGCTCGTACATGGCGGATCACTGGTTCCTGCATTCCTCGACAGGCAAGCTGCTTCTCGCCAGCACCTGCATCAGCACCTTGCTGTACGTAGTGCTGCTCGTGGCGATGCGCGTCCTGGGCAAGCAGGACGTCCGCCTCATTCCGTGGATCGGCGAGCAGCTCGCCGTGTTCTTCCCCCGCCGCTAA
- a CDS encoding DUF421 domain-containing protein, producing the protein MEDISTIILRTLFSYFFLLILLRVMGKRELGKLSVFDVVISIMLAEMAALAIEDVEKPGLRFYLPMLLIALMEVGMAYLSLKSKKFRDVVDGSADMIIENGEIREQAMRRNRLNMDDLLVHLRQKNVKNIADVEFALIEPTGQMSIFLKQEKEHLTREDVGLPDEKPVSPVSYKGLPIPLILDGKVRQEALQKIGQNQLWLKREIRKYGIKDIREVSFCSIDERGIIYLDKKDKPLH; encoded by the coding sequence GTGGAAGATATTTCAACAATCATATTGCGCACCCTTTTCTCGTATTTTTTCCTCCTGATCTTGCTCCGCGTCATGGGCAAGCGAGAACTGGGAAAGTTGTCCGTTTTTGATGTCGTGATCTCTATCATGCTGGCGGAAATGGCGGCACTGGCTATCGAAGACGTGGAAAAGCCCGGACTTCGGTTTTATTTGCCGATGCTGCTGATTGCTCTGATGGAAGTCGGAATGGCGTACCTTTCACTCAAAAGCAAAAAGTTTCGCGATGTTGTCGACGGCTCCGCCGATATGATTATCGAAAACGGGGAAATTCGCGAGCAAGCGATGCGCCGAAATCGGCTGAATATGGATGACCTGCTGGTTCACCTGCGGCAAAAAAACGTCAAAAACATCGCAGACGTCGAGTTTGCGCTGATAGAGCCGACAGGGCAGATGAGCATCTTTTTGAAGCAGGAAAAAGAACATCTTACGCGTGAAGATGTGGGACTGCCTGACGAAAAGCCGGTAAGTCCTGTTTCTTATAAAGGTCTGCCGATTCCGTTGATTCTCGACGGCAAGGTCAGGCAGGAGGCTTTGCAAAAAATCGGGCAAAATCAGTTGTGGCTGAAGCGGGAAATCCGCAAGTACGGGATCAAGGACATTCGCGAAGTGTCCTTTTGCAGCATTGACGAGCGTGGCATCATCTACCTCGACAAAAAAGACAAGCCGCTACACTAG
- the corA gene encoding magnesium/cobalt transporter CorA: protein MIKTYFYNHSEQKMFHDVDLSTKDQWLKSPEDLLWIDLYDVGNNELPYIAKIFDFHPLAIEDCLHVSPRAKVDKYDDYYFFVFHALRYNEESDDEITTVELNVFLGPNYIVTIHKSPMNTIGRIAAMCHRNNSYLNRGPDYLLYAIVDGITDEYFPIIDRISVRIDELEDEIYEHQMEEITEEFLALKRTIILIRRVIMPQKRIFANVNGRFSFDISEENVPFYSDLTDHLERISDSTETFRDLVNGALDTYYTIISAKTTETMRVLTIISTIILPLTFITGLFGMNTFGWLGEQAEPYMLIVALVIMLAMTFFMLHIFRKRKWL from the coding sequence ATGATTAAAACGTACTTTTACAACCATTCAGAGCAGAAAATGTTTCACGATGTTGATTTGTCCACAAAAGATCAATGGCTGAAATCTCCCGAGGACTTGCTCTGGATCGACCTGTATGATGTGGGGAACAACGAGTTGCCCTATATTGCCAAAATCTTCGACTTTCACCCGCTGGCCATCGAGGACTGCCTGCACGTCAGTCCGCGGGCCAAGGTAGACAAGTACGACGATTATTATTTCTTCGTTTTTCACGCCCTGCGTTACAATGAAGAAAGCGACGACGAGATTACCACGGTAGAACTGAACGTTTTTCTCGGCCCCAACTACATCGTTACGATTCACAAATCGCCGATGAACACGATAGGCCGGATCGCTGCCATGTGTCACCGCAACAATTCCTATCTGAACCGGGGGCCTGATTACTTGCTCTATGCGATCGTAGACGGGATTACCGATGAGTATTTCCCGATTATCGACCGGATCAGCGTGCGGATTGACGAACTGGAGGACGAGATTTACGAGCATCAGATGGAGGAAATTACGGAAGAGTTCCTGGCGCTGAAGCGGACGATTATTTTGATTAGGCGTGTCATCATGCCGCAAAAACGAATCTTCGCCAACGTGAATGGCCGCTTCTCTTTCGACATTTCCGAGGAAAACGTTCCGTTCTACAGCGACTTGACCGACCACCTGGAGCGCATCTCGGACTCAACCGAGACGTTCCGCGACCTGGTGAACGGTGCACTCGACACGTACTACACGATCATCAGCGCGAAGACGACGGAAACGATGCGTGTTCTCACAATTATTTCCACGATCATCCTGCCGCTTACATTCATTACCGGCTTGTTCGGGATGAACACGTTCGGCTGGCTGGGCGAACAGGCAGAGCCTTACATGCTGATCGTCGCACTCGTCATCATGCTGGCGATGACCTTTTTCATGCTGCACATCTTCCGCAAACGAAAGTGGTTGTAA
- a CDS encoding TIGR04086 family membrane protein, giving the protein MRSASTSVLTGLLYTTGLVLFGALLATLLLSFTSMREGSLPYFTYIINAIALLVGGFVTGKRCGGKGWYYGGLTGFSYFLLILLIGFLGFDAPMQWGTLLFLLGAFGIAALGGILGVNSANSSNKPKGFKPRR; this is encoded by the coding sequence GTGCGGAGTGCGTCCACCTCTGTGCTGACAGGACTTTTGTACACGACAGGACTTGTCTTGTTTGGGGCATTGCTCGCTACCTTGCTTCTTAGCTTTACCAGCATGCGCGAAGGCTCTCTGCCTTATTTTACGTACATCATCAACGCGATTGCCTTGCTCGTCGGCGGTTTCGTCACCGGAAAGCGCTGCGGCGGCAAAGGCTGGTACTACGGAGGCTTGACCGGGTTCTCCTATTTTCTTCTGATTCTTTTGATCGGCTTTCTTGGCTTCGATGCCCCGATGCAGTGGGGAACGCTCCTCTTTTTGCTCGGCGCGTTCGGCATTGCCGCGCTGGGAGGGATTCTCGGAGTCAATTCGGCCAACTCCAGCAACAAGCCCAAAGGCTTCAAGCCGAGACGGTAA
- the yajC gene encoding preprotein translocase subunit YajC yields the protein MEGLTQFLPIIIMFAIFYFLLIRPQQKKAKQRNAMLAALKKGDKIVTIGGMHGTIQELNDDSVTLRIAHNVNVTFDRGAINSVVSTSNEPAKSEPAKAEAEKEESK from the coding sequence ATGGAGGGCTTGACTCAGTTTTTACCGATTATCATCATGTTTGCGATTTTCTACTTCTTGCTGATTCGTCCGCAACAGAAGAAAGCCAAACAGCGCAACGCCATGCTTGCAGCTCTGAAAAAGGGCGACAAAATCGTCACCATCGGCGGCATGCACGGTACGATTCAGGAATTGAACGACGACTCGGTGACGCTGCGCATCGCGCACAACGTCAACGTTACGTTTGATCGCGGCGCGATCAACAGCGTTGTTTCTACAAGCAACGAGCCAGCGAAAAGCGAGCCGGCAAAAGCGGAAGCGGAAAAAGAAGAGTCCAAATAA
- the tgt gene encoding tRNA guanosine(34) transglycosylase Tgt → MAVRYELIKTCKQTGARLGKLHTPHGTIDTPVFMPVGTQATVKTMSPEELKAIGAGIILSNTYHLFLRPGHEIVREAGGLHGFMNWDRAILTDSGGFQVFSLSNLRKITEEGVSFRSHLNGEKLFIGPEEATQIQNALGADIFMAFDECAPYPAEYDYVKKSMERTTRWAERCLKAHSRPNEQALFGIVQGGMFNDLREQSAKDLISMDFPGYAIGGLSVGEPFSLMYEVLEHTVPLLPAGKPRYLMGVGSPDALIDGAIRGIDMFDCVLPTRIARNGTCMTSQGRLVIRNAKYARDFTPLDPNCDCYTCKNYTRAYIRHLIKAEETFGIRLTTYHNLHFLVKLMEQVRQAIAEDRLQDFRDQFFAQYGLSEDRSF, encoded by the coding sequence TTGGCTGTACGCTACGAATTAATCAAAACATGCAAGCAAACAGGCGCTCGTCTCGGAAAGCTGCACACTCCCCATGGGACGATTGACACTCCTGTCTTCATGCCAGTCGGCACGCAGGCAACGGTCAAGACGATGAGTCCCGAGGAACTGAAAGCGATCGGAGCGGGCATTATCCTCAGTAATACCTACCATCTGTTTTTGCGTCCGGGGCATGAAATCGTCCGCGAAGCAGGCGGGCTGCACGGCTTCATGAACTGGGACCGCGCCATTCTGACGGACTCCGGCGGATTTCAGGTGTTCAGCCTGAGCAACCTCCGCAAGATCACAGAGGAAGGGGTTTCCTTCCGCTCTCATCTGAACGGGGAAAAGCTGTTTATCGGCCCGGAGGAGGCCACCCAGATTCAAAACGCGCTCGGCGCCGATATTTTCATGGCGTTTGACGAGTGCGCGCCCTATCCTGCGGAGTACGACTACGTGAAAAAGTCGATGGAGCGCACGACCCGATGGGCGGAGCGCTGCCTGAAGGCGCACTCACGGCCGAACGAGCAGGCTCTGTTCGGGATCGTACAGGGCGGAATGTTCAACGACCTGCGCGAGCAAAGCGCCAAAGACCTCATCTCCATGGATTTTCCGGGATATGCGATTGGCGGGCTGAGTGTGGGCGAACCGTTTTCCTTGATGTACGAAGTGCTGGAGCATACCGTTCCGCTGCTTCCGGCAGGCAAGCCTCGCTACCTGATGGGAGTAGGCTCGCCAGACGCTCTGATCGACGGCGCAATCCGCGGCATTGACATGTTTGACTGCGTCTTGCCGACGAGGATCGCTCGCAATGGGACATGCATGACAAGCCAGGGACGACTGGTCATCCGCAATGCCAAATACGCACGCGACTTTACTCCGCTCGACCCGAATTGCGACTGCTACACGTGCAAGAATTACACCCGCGCTTACATCCGCCATCTCATCAAGGCGGAGGAGACCTTTGGCATCCGTTTGACCACCTACCACAATCTGCATTTCCTCGTGAAGCTGATGGAGCAGGTGCGCCAGGCGATTGCTGAAGACCGCTTGCAAGATTTCCGGGACCAGTTTTTCGCTCAGTATGGATTGAGTGAAGATAGATCTTTTTAA
- the queA gene encoding tRNA preQ1(34) S-adenosylmethionine ribosyltransferase-isomerase QueA: MDVQQFDFELPEHLIAQHPLKDRTASRLLVLNKQTGAISHQRFTDLIDHLQPGDVLVMNDSRVLPARLIGEKAETGAKIEVLLLKSLGDDRWETLVKPGKRMKPGTEVVFGNGLLRCVCEEATETGGRIVRFLYEGIFYEILDQLGSMPLPPYIHEQLEDSERYQTVYARERGSAAAPTAGLHFTKPYLEQIAAKGVQLAYVTLHVGLGTFRPVSADSVEEHVMHAEYYEIPEETAELVNKAKAEGRRVIAVGTTSCRTLETVGRANGGKLAATSGWTDIFIYPGYTFSILDGLLTNFHLPKSTLVMLVSALAGKEHVMNAYKAAVQEEYRFFSFGDAMLIV, translated from the coding sequence GTGGACGTGCAACAATTTGATTTTGAACTGCCGGAGCATCTGATTGCCCAGCATCCATTGAAAGACCGGACAGCTTCGCGGCTGCTCGTTTTGAACAAACAGACTGGCGCCATTTCCCATCAGCGCTTTACCGACTTGATCGACCATTTGCAGCCGGGGGACGTGCTCGTCATGAACGACAGCCGCGTGCTGCCCGCAAGGCTGATCGGCGAAAAGGCCGAGACGGGAGCGAAGATCGAGGTGCTTTTGCTCAAATCGCTCGGGGACGATCGCTGGGAGACGCTGGTAAAGCCAGGCAAGCGGATGAAGCCGGGAACGGAAGTGGTCTTTGGCAACGGGCTTTTGCGCTGCGTATGCGAAGAAGCGACAGAGACAGGCGGGCGGATCGTACGCTTTTTGTACGAGGGCATTTTTTACGAGATTCTCGACCAGTTAGGTTCGATGCCGCTGCCTCCTTACATTCATGAGCAGCTTGAAGACAGCGAACGGTACCAGACGGTGTATGCGCGCGAGCGAGGCTCAGCGGCGGCGCCGACAGCCGGGCTGCACTTCACCAAGCCTTACCTGGAGCAAATCGCTGCAAAAGGCGTACAGCTCGCGTACGTGACGCTGCACGTCGGACTCGGCACGTTCAGGCCGGTCTCTGCCGACTCGGTCGAGGAGCACGTCATGCACGCCGAGTATTACGAGATTCCGGAAGAAACCGCTGAGCTGGTGAACAAGGCGAAGGCGGAGGGGAGAAGAGTCATTGCGGTCGGAACGACCTCGTGCCGGACGCTGGAGACGGTCGGACGTGCGAACGGCGGCAAGCTGGCGGCGACGTCGGGCTGGACGGACATCTTCATTTACCCGGGATACACGTTCTCGATTCTCGACGGGCTTTTGACGAATTTTCATCTGCCCAAGTCGACGCTCGTGATGCTGGTCAGCGCGCTGGCTGGCAAGGAGCATGTCATGAATGCGTACAAAGCGGCCGTCCAGGAGGAATATCGCTTCTTCAGTTTTGGGGACGCGATGCTGATCGTTTAA
- a CDS encoding SpoIID/LytB domain-containing protein: MDDMKKKWMGKVLSVSLMTVALMGGPAPAEAASEHIRVALFVDTGKGYRGVVPSVTLTAEKGMEVTLAGPEGKIELPELKGEAARYRVDEYHLIVAQTPDWNQAQQIAQLLSQRKYEGSIQVAKRGGQTVYQVVSGTYDTYQAAANQVAAVAQATGQKPVVQGPLRLEAGQFKSLSEAQKWQESFEQKGIPAYPVLLSNGEKVKYAVWIGDEVSQEALAALARKASSAFPNFSYKAPDSQSYVVLKQDVYGSPDEPIWKYVFSPQAKLTVEAKKAEPEALIGVVEREQRTYRGEMELSEYNGHLTVVNELPLEEYLYGVVGSEMAPGWPLEALKTQAVLSRTRALWQGNKYGIANVSDTVTEQAYYGYGKESEDVREAVDETAGEVIYYQGKLVESLFYSNAGGMTADGTEVWGNPVPYLRPVESDDTYPLEAASLWYRVKLADGTIGYVRSDLVRLTGTEANGARIAVITTENTNLRTGPSTTTHRVLSTLPSGAEVTILSEEAEENAYAWTRGPFTSAELTALLNANQDKNKAPRIQGNVTSLKVTKRGPSGRVIAMEANGVQIAVPSPDAFRSLFQQGGSPIRSTKFDVEVIQGGKQGGPQFLFRGYGFGHGLGVSQYGARAMAEKGYDYLQILQHYYQDVTIDK; encoded by the coding sequence TTGGACGACATGAAGAAGAAGTGGATGGGGAAAGTCCTTTCGGTGAGCCTGATGACAGTTGCTCTAATGGGAGGACCAGCGCCGGCCGAGGCGGCTTCTGAACATATCCGGGTGGCGCTCTTTGTGGATACGGGCAAAGGCTACAGGGGAGTTGTTCCTTCCGTTACGCTGACTGCTGAAAAAGGAATGGAAGTGACGTTAGCAGGCCCGGAAGGCAAGATCGAGTTGCCAGAATTAAAAGGGGAAGCTGCCCGTTACCGGGTGGATGAATATCATCTGATCGTGGCGCAGACGCCAGACTGGAACCAAGCGCAGCAAATCGCTCAGCTTTTGAGCCAGCGCAAATATGAAGGCTCGATTCAGGTGGCGAAACGAGGCGGACAAACCGTTTACCAGGTTGTCAGCGGTACATACGACACGTATCAGGCAGCGGCCAATCAAGTGGCGGCCGTGGCCCAGGCGACGGGGCAAAAGCCGGTTGTCCAAGGCCCGCTCCGGCTGGAAGCGGGGCAGTTCAAAAGCTTGAGCGAAGCCCAGAAATGGCAGGAGTCGTTTGAGCAAAAAGGCATCCCGGCGTACCCTGTGCTGTTGTCAAACGGCGAAAAAGTCAAATACGCGGTCTGGATCGGCGACGAGGTCAGCCAGGAAGCGCTCGCTGCATTGGCGCGCAAAGCGAGCAGCGCTTTTCCGAACTTTTCCTACAAGGCGCCTGACAGCCAGTCGTATGTCGTACTGAAGCAAGATGTTTACGGCTCTCCGGATGAGCCGATCTGGAAGTACGTATTCTCGCCGCAAGCCAAGCTGACGGTCGAGGCGAAAAAGGCGGAGCCGGAAGCGTTGATCGGCGTCGTGGAACGCGAGCAGCGGACGTACCGCGGCGAGATGGAGCTGTCGGAATACAACGGTCACTTGACGGTTGTAAATGAACTGCCGCTGGAGGAGTATCTGTACGGGGTTGTCGGCTCGGAAATGGCTCCGGGCTGGCCGCTGGAAGCGTTGAAAACGCAGGCGGTCCTGTCGAGAACGAGAGCTTTGTGGCAAGGAAACAAGTACGGGATTGCCAACGTGTCGGATACGGTGACGGAGCAGGCGTATTACGGCTATGGAAAAGAGTCGGAGGACGTCCGCGAGGCGGTGGATGAGACGGCAGGGGAAGTCATCTACTACCAGGGCAAGCTCGTCGAGTCCCTGTTCTACTCGAACGCAGGCGGAATGACCGCCGATGGCACAGAAGTGTGGGGAAATCCCGTTCCGTATTTGCGGCCCGTCGAGAGCGACGATACGTATCCGCTGGAAGCGGCGAGCCTGTGGTATCGGGTAAAGCTCGCGGACGGGACGATCGGATATGTGCGCAGCGACCTGGTGCGGCTGACAGGCACAGAGGCCAATGGCGCCAGAATAGCCGTCATCACAACGGAAAACACGAACTTGCGCACGGGTCCGAGCACGACGACGCATCGGGTTTTGTCTACCTTGCCAAGCGGCGCTGAGGTGACGATTCTTTCCGAAGAGGCCGAGGAAAATGCTTATGCGTGGACGCGTGGCCCGTTTACTTCCGCTGAACTGACGGCCTTGCTCAATGCGAACCAGGACAAAAACAAGGCACCGCGCATTCAGGGGAACGTCACCAGTCTGAAAGTGACGAAGCGAGGACCGTCCGGGCGCGTGATCGCGATGGAGGCGAACGGGGTTCAGATTGCCGTTCCTTCCCCGGATGCCTTCCGCTCGCTTTTCCAGCAAGGGGGAAGCCCGATTCGCAGCACGAAGTTTGATGTCGAAGTGATCCAGGGCGGCAAGCAGGGAGGACCGCAGTTCCTGTTCCGCGGCTACGGCTTTGGACACGGCCTCGGGGTGTCGCAATACGGCGCTCGCGCAATGGCGGAGAAAGGGTATGACTACCTGCAGATTTTGCAACACTATTACCAGGATGTGACAATTGACAAGTAA
- a CDS encoding DUF2905 domain-containing protein, producing MNPIAKLLIIGGAVLIVIGLLWQVGGRFLPLGRLPGDIVVEKENVKFYFPVVTCIVISIVLSLGMYLFRLFK from the coding sequence GTGAATCCAATAGCCAAGCTTCTCATTATCGGCGGAGCCGTGCTGATCGTCATCGGCCTGCTGTGGCAGGTGGGCGGCCGCTTTTTGCCGCTGGGACGCCTGCCTGGGGATATTGTGGTGGAAAAGGAAAACGTCAAATTTTACTTTCCGGTCGTGACGTGCATCGTCATCAGCATCGTGCTGTCTCTTGGGATGTATTTGTTCCGGCTTTTCAAATGA